The following are from one region of the Bradyrhizobium septentrionale genome:
- a CDS encoding ADP-ribosylation/crystallin J1, whose product MPDETDTITLWRPVGPQELALIEQSGMRTFPPRLPDQPIFYPVLTEEYAARIARDWNVSASGAGFVTRFRVKRSFIDRYDVQEAGGRAHLEYWIPAEDLSEFNAAIVGPIEVISSFP is encoded by the coding sequence ATGCCCGACGAAACCGACACGATCACTCTTTGGCGCCCCGTGGGGCCCCAGGAGCTCGCGCTGATCGAACAGAGCGGCATGCGTACCTTTCCGCCGCGGCTTCCCGATCAACCGATCTTCTATCCGGTCCTGACGGAAGAATATGCCGCAAGGATCGCGCGCGACTGGAACGTGTCTGCAAGCGGCGCTGGATTCGTCACACGGTTTCGGGTCAAGCGCAGCTTCATCGATCGCTATGATGTGCAGGAGGCCGGCGGCCGCGCGCATCTCGAATACTGGATCCCGGCGGAGGACCTGTCGGAGTTTAATGCTGCAATCGTCGGGCCGATCGAAGTCATCAGCAGCTTCCCTTGA
- a CDS encoding threonine/serine dehydratase: MTDTTLNPPVAAADIDAAARVVAPFAVRTPLLTFPVLNERVGSQVFLKPEMLQRTGSFKFRGAFNKLASIPQDRRSGGVVAFSSGNHAQGVAAAAKILNMQATIVMPADSPLTKRERTKSYGAEVVLYDRDRDDREAIANGIASKRGATLVRPYDDPFVIAGQGTAGREIAEDMAARGLVPDIVVAPASGGGLIAGVATAVKAKFPQSQVIVAEPAGYDDHALSLKVGHREAHPVAARTICDALMAMMPGELTFAINSKLLANGVSVSDDEVGAAVAFAYRELKLVVEPGGAVGLAALLAGRIDVKDKNVVIVLSGGNVDADLFAKLVA; encoded by the coding sequence ATGACGGACACCACTCTCAATCCACCCGTCGCTGCCGCGGACATCGATGCCGCCGCCAGGGTGGTCGCGCCGTTCGCGGTGCGCACGCCGCTCCTGACCTTCCCCGTTCTCAACGAACGCGTCGGCAGCCAGGTCTTCCTCAAGCCCGAAATGCTGCAGCGGACCGGATCGTTCAAGTTCCGCGGCGCCTTCAACAAGCTCGCCTCGATTCCGCAGGACAGGCGCAGCGGCGGCGTCGTCGCCTTCTCCTCGGGCAACCATGCCCAGGGTGTCGCCGCGGCGGCCAAGATCCTCAACATGCAGGCGACCATCGTGATGCCTGCGGACTCGCCGCTCACCAAGCGCGAGCGGACCAAGTCCTATGGCGCCGAGGTCGTGCTCTACGACCGCGATCGCGACGACCGCGAAGCGATCGCCAACGGCATCGCCAGCAAGCGCGGCGCGACCCTGGTGCGCCCCTATGACGATCCCTTCGTGATCGCGGGCCAGGGCACCGCCGGCCGCGAGATCGCCGAGGACATGGCCGCGCGCGGGCTCGTGCCGGACATCGTGGTCGCGCCGGCCTCGGGCGGCGGCTTGATTGCCGGCGTTGCCACCGCGGTGAAGGCGAAATTCCCGCAGTCCCAGGTGATCGTCGCCGAACCCGCCGGTTACGATGACCACGCGCTGTCGCTCAAGGTCGGCCATCGCGAGGCGCATCCGGTTGCGGCGCGCACCATCTGCGATGCGCTGATGGCGATGATGCCGGGCGAGCTGACCTTCGCCATCAACAGCAAGCTGCTCGCAAATGGCGTCAGCGTCTCCGACGACGAGGTCGGCGCCGCCGTCGCCTTTGCCTATCGCGAGCTGAAGCTCGTGGTTGAGCCCGGCGGCGCGGTCGGACTTGCTGCGCTGCTGGCCGGGCGGATCGACGTCAAAGACAAGAACGTCGTCATCGTGCTCTCGGGCGGCAATGTCGACGCCGACCTGTTCGCGAAGCTGGTCGCTTGA
- a CDS encoding glycosyltransferase family 4 protein: MTHILVATDAWHPQVNGVVRTLTMMAQAAKSLGVEVSFLTPDEFRTFAMPSYRDLRLALPYQAKVASLIEAARPDSIHIATEGPIGCAVRRYCRKRGLPFTTSFHTRFPEYVSARTPVPEAWVWRALRWFHRPSRAVMAATPALAAELRQRGFRNVVLWSRGVDTALFHPRDVDLCLPQPVYLSVGRVAVEKNLEAFLDLDLPGTKIVVGDGPARATLERKYPDAVFLGARHGEELAEIYAAADVFVFPSRTDTFGLVLLEALASGLPVAAFPVTGPRDVIGAAPVGVLDDDLHHACLEALGISRQACVDFAALHTWQASARVFIDRCMNVRPAAPDGEGEALEFGAEEHHFAALPAPHPTSS, from the coding sequence ATGACGCATATCCTGGTCGCGACCGATGCGTGGCATCCCCAGGTCAACGGGGTTGTCCGCACGCTGACCATGATGGCGCAGGCGGCGAAATCGCTCGGCGTCGAGGTAAGCTTCCTGACGCCGGACGAGTTCCGCACCTTCGCGATGCCGAGCTATCGCGATCTGAGGTTGGCGCTGCCGTACCAGGCCAAGGTCGCCAGCCTGATCGAGGCGGCAAGGCCCGACAGCATCCACATCGCGACCGAAGGCCCTATCGGGTGTGCGGTTCGCCGCTATTGCCGCAAGCGCGGCCTGCCGTTCACGACCAGCTTCCACACCCGCTTCCCGGAATACGTCTCGGCACGGACGCCTGTCCCCGAAGCCTGGGTGTGGCGTGCGCTGCGCTGGTTCCACAGGCCGAGCCGGGCGGTGATGGCGGCGACGCCGGCACTGGCGGCCGAGCTGCGCCAGCGCGGCTTCCGCAACGTGGTGCTGTGGTCGCGCGGCGTCGATACCGCGCTGTTCCATCCGCGCGACGTCGATCTCTGCCTGCCGCAGCCGGTTTACCTCAGCGTCGGGCGGGTGGCGGTGGAGAAGAACCTCGAGGCGTTCCTCGATCTCGATCTGCCCGGTACCAAGATCGTGGTTGGCGACGGCCCCGCGCGGGCGACGCTGGAGCGAAAATATCCGGACGCCGTCTTCCTCGGCGCCCGCCATGGCGAGGAACTGGCGGAGATTTACGCCGCCGCCGATGTGTTCGTGTTCCCGAGCCGGACCGACACGTTCGGCCTGGTGCTGCTTGAGGCGCTGGCGAGCGGCCTGCCGGTTGCCGCTTTTCCGGTCACCGGTCCCCGCGACGTGATCGGCGCGGCGCCGGTTGGCGTGCTCGACGACGATCTGCACCACGCCTGCCTGGAGGCGCTCGGCATCTCGCGCCAGGCTTGCGTCGATTTTGCCGCGCTCCATACCTGGCAGGCGTCGGCCCGGGTGTTCATCGACCGCTGCATGAACGTCCGCCCCGCGGCACCCGACGGCGAGGGGGAAGCGCTCGAATTCGGCGCCGAAGAGCACCATTTCGCGGCCCTGCCGGCCCCCCATCCCACCTCAAGCTAG
- a CDS encoding UDP-2,3-diacylglucosamine diphosphatase, which yields MGSDSLSEESPERHFRTLFISDVHLGARGSQADRLLDFLRSHDADTIYLVGDIVDGWALKSNWHWPQTHNDFVQKMLRKARKGAKVIYVPGNHDEFLRKYYGTHFGGIDVVENTVHTGADGKRYLVIHGDIFDLVVQNARWLAHLGDKAYDFAIQMNRFVNFFRKMFGVPYWSLSQWAKLKVKKAVNYIGAFEATLAGEARRHGCDGVICGHIHYATIHDEQGIRYMNCGDWVESCTALAEHEDGSFEIITWTDPVRRIAPVPRVTARAA from the coding sequence ATGGGAAGTGACTCCTTAAGTGAAGAAAGTCCCGAGCGGCACTTTCGCACTTTGTTTATCTCCGATGTTCATCTCGGAGCCCGCGGTTCGCAAGCCGACCGCCTGCTGGACTTCCTCCGCTCCCACGATGCCGACACGATCTACCTCGTTGGTGATATCGTCGACGGCTGGGCGCTGAAGTCGAACTGGCACTGGCCGCAGACCCACAACGATTTCGTGCAGAAGATGCTGCGCAAGGCGCGCAAGGGCGCCAAGGTGATCTACGTCCCGGGCAACCACGACGAGTTCCTGCGCAAATATTACGGCACGCATTTCGGCGGCATCGATGTGGTGGAGAACACCGTTCACACCGGCGCCGACGGCAAGCGCTACCTCGTGATCCACGGCGACATCTTCGATCTCGTGGTGCAGAACGCGCGCTGGCTCGCCCATCTCGGCGACAAGGCCTACGACTTCGCGATCCAGATGAATCGCTTCGTCAACTTCTTCCGCAAGATGTTCGGCGTGCCGTATTGGTCGCTGTCGCAATGGGCCAAGCTGAAGGTCAAGAAGGCGGTGAACTATATCGGCGCGTTCGAGGCGACGCTTGCGGGCGAGGCGCGGCGCCATGGCTGCGACGGCGTGATCTGCGGCCATATCCACTACGCGACGATTCATGACGAGCAGGGCATCCGCTACATGAATTGCGGCGACTGGGTGGAGAGCTGCACCGCGCTCGCCGAGCATGAGGACGGCAGCTTCGAGATCATCACCTGGACCGATCCGGTGCGCCGGATTGCGCCGGTTCCGCGAGTGACGGCACGCGCTGCATGA
- the thiD gene encoding bifunctional hydroxymethylpyrimidine kinase/phosphomethylpyrimidine kinase, with protein MTPVALTIAGSDSSGGAGIQADLKSFAALGVFGASAITALTAQNTRGVSGIHPVPAAFVTAQIDAVFSDLDVGAVKIGMVAQAETIAAIADGLKRWAPRHIVLDPVMVATSGDRLLAAEAADALKAMLFPLASLVTPNLPEAAALLNQPVASSEADVARQGRQLLAMGCRAVLVKGGHGHGAESIDYLIDGKRSIALAAPRIATSNTHGTGCSLSSAIAAGLAKGEAMEAAVRNAKAWITDAIAAADRFAVGHGHGPVHHFHKYY; from the coding sequence ATGACGCCGGTCGCGCTCACGATTGCCGGCTCGGATTCCTCGGGCGGGGCGGGCATCCAGGCCGACCTCAAGAGCTTTGCCGCGCTCGGGGTGTTCGGGGCCTCGGCGATCACGGCGCTGACCGCGCAGAACACGAGGGGTGTCAGCGGCATCCATCCGGTGCCCGCGGCGTTCGTCACGGCCCAGATCGATGCGGTGTTCTCCGACCTCGACGTCGGCGCGGTCAAGATCGGCATGGTGGCGCAGGCCGAGACGATCGCTGCGATCGCCGACGGGCTGAAGCGCTGGGCGCCGCGCCACATCGTGCTCGATCCGGTGATGGTTGCGACCTCGGGCGATCGGCTGCTCGCGGCCGAGGCCGCCGACGCGCTGAAGGCCATGCTGTTTCCGCTGGCATCGCTGGTCACGCCGAACCTGCCGGAAGCGGCGGCGTTGCTGAACCAGCCGGTCGCTTCCAGCGAGGCCGACGTCGCACGGCAGGGCAGGCAATTGCTGGCGATGGGATGCCGCGCGGTGCTGGTCAAGGGTGGTCACGGGCACGGTGCCGAGAGCATCGACTATCTGATCGATGGCAAGCGCAGCATCGCGCTGGCAGCGCCGCGTATCGCCACATCAAACACGCATGGCACCGGCTGCTCGCTGTCGTCGGCGATCGCAGCGGGGCTCGCGAAGGGCGAGGCGATGGAGGCCGCGGTGCGCAACGCCAAGGCCTGGATCACTGACGCGATTGCCGCTGCCGATCGCTTCGCCGTCGGCCACGGCCACGGGCCGGTGCATCACTTCCACAAATATTACTGA
- a CDS encoding Lrp/AsnC ligand binding domain-containing protein, with amino-acid sequence MVPFFVQIKCKLGQSYTVANALAEAEIASEIYSTAGNYDLLVKFYVDHDTDIGHFINEKVQVIPGIQDTLTIITFKAFGAK; translated from the coding sequence ATGGTTCCTTTCTTCGTCCAGATCAAATGCAAGCTCGGCCAGTCCTACACCGTCGCCAACGCGCTGGCGGAGGCCGAGATTGCGTCCGAGATCTACTCCACCGCGGGCAATTACGATCTGCTGGTCAAGTTCTACGTCGACCACGACACCGACATCGGCCATTTCATCAACGAGAAGGTTCAGGTGATCCCGGGCATCCAGGACACCCTCACCATCATCACCTTCAAGGCGTTCGGCGCGAAGTAG
- a CDS encoding c-type cytochrome, translating into MLRRILLLAILAGLIGFGVFWWLTIPATVAASALPAYQPNLANGLTTFNAGGCSSCHAVPKQDDRTRLGGGLAIPSPFGTFYAPNISPDPNDGIGRWSEADFVTAVMKGTSPSGTHYFPAFPYTSYQHAKLNDVRDLFAYLKTLPPVVGKVRDHDLPFPFNIRRNVGVWKFLFMNGQPFIADPSRSAQWYRGAYLVNSFGHCAECHSPRNFLGGIISAQRFAGGPNPEGEGWVPNITPRGLSDWSAKDVAYFLESGQTPDGDSAGGSMVRVIRNTSQLSPNDRDAIAEYIKSLPPVEGPPKPVKKPAKDS; encoded by the coding sequence ATGCTGCGACGAATTCTTCTCCTGGCCATCCTGGCCGGCTTAATCGGCTTCGGTGTGTTCTGGTGGCTGACGATCCCCGCGACCGTTGCCGCAAGCGCGCTGCCCGCCTACCAGCCCAACCTCGCCAACGGCCTCACAACGTTCAATGCGGGGGGATGTTCCTCCTGCCACGCCGTGCCGAAGCAGGACGACCGCACCAGGCTCGGTGGCGGCCTTGCGATACCGTCGCCGTTCGGCACCTTCTATGCGCCGAACATCTCGCCCGATCCGAACGACGGCATCGGCCGCTGGAGCGAGGCGGATTTCGTCACCGCGGTCATGAAGGGCACCTCGCCGTCGGGGACGCACTATTTCCCGGCGTTTCCCTACACGTCCTATCAGCACGCCAAGCTCAATGACGTGCGTGACCTGTTTGCCTATCTGAAGACCCTGCCGCCGGTCGTCGGCAAGGTGCGCGATCACGACTTGCCGTTTCCTTTCAACATCAGGCGCAATGTCGGCGTCTGGAAATTCCTGTTCATGAACGGCCAGCCGTTCATCGCGGACCCCAGCCGCTCGGCGCAGTGGTATCGCGGCGCCTATCTCGTCAACAGCTTTGGCCATTGCGCCGAGTGCCACAGCCCGCGGAATTTCCTCGGCGGCATCATCAGCGCGCAGCGCTTCGCCGGCGGCCCGAACCCGGAGGGCGAGGGCTGGGTCCCCAACATCACGCCGAGGGGGCTGTCGGACTGGAGCGCGAAGGATGTCGCCTATTTCCTCGAGAGCGGGCAGACGCCGGACGGCGATAGCGCCGGCGGATCGATGGTGCGCGTGATCCGCAACACCTCGCAGCTCTCGCCGAACGATCGCGACGCGATCGCCGAATACATCAAGTCGCTGCCGCCGGTCGAGGGACCGCCGAAGCCGGTGAAGAAGCCCGCGAAGGATTCCTGA
- a CDS encoding CHRD domain-containing protein — translation MSNKTLLAALTLGAAIALTGPAFAEKLTAKLDGKAEVPATTTAGTGTADIDYDAASKKLSWKLTYSGLSGPATAAHFHGPAEAGKNAGVAVAIPNATSSPVEGSATLTDAQAADLLAGKYYVNVHTAANPGGEIRGQVTK, via the coding sequence ATGTCCAACAAGACCTTGCTTGCCGCGCTGACGCTCGGCGCCGCCATCGCCCTCACCGGCCCGGCCTTTGCCGAAAAGCTGACAGCGAAGCTGGACGGCAAGGCGGAAGTGCCGGCAACCACCACTGCCGGCACCGGCACCGCCGATATCGACTACGACGCCGCGAGCAAGAAGCTCAGCTGGAAGCTGACCTATTCCGGTCTCTCGGGCCCCGCCACTGCCGCGCACTTCCACGGCCCCGCCGAGGCCGGCAAGAATGCCGGCGTCGCGGTCGCGATCCCGAACGCGACGTCGAGCCCGGTCGAAGGCAGCGCAACGCTGACCGACGCGCAGGCCGCCGATCTCCTCGCCGGCAAGTACTATGTCAACGTCCACACCGCGGCCAACCCGGGTGGCGAGATCCGCGGCCAGGTCACGAAGTAG
- a CDS encoding c-type cytochrome: MKRIVIVAAMLALSAGAVVAQQDQVKKTQGMMKDNGKNAGALAAILKGEKPYDQATVNAALAQFEDTAKQLPTLFPESMKGVKLDGDYTPSPKIWEDKAGFAQQAASFAKAVADAKGKIKDVDTLKAELGLIGKQCGGCHETYRIKKG, encoded by the coding sequence ATGAAGCGGATTGTTATCGTTGCCGCGATGCTTGCGTTGAGTGCGGGTGCGGTCGTTGCGCAACAGGACCAGGTCAAGAAGACCCAAGGGATGATGAAGGATAACGGCAAGAATGCGGGCGCGCTGGCGGCGATACTCAAGGGCGAGAAGCCCTACGACCAGGCGACCGTCAATGCCGCGCTGGCCCAGTTCGAGGACACCGCCAAGCAGCTTCCGACGCTGTTCCCCGAGAGCATGAAAGGCGTCAAGCTGGATGGGGATTACACCCCTTCGCCGAAAATCTGGGAAGACAAGGCCGGTTTTGCGCAGCAGGCTGCGAGCTTTGCCAAGGCGGTCGCCGATGCCAAGGGCAAGATCAAGGATGTTGATACCCTGAAGGCCGAACTGGGCCTGATCGGCAAGCAATGTGGCGGCTGTCACGAGACATACCGCATCAAAAAGGGCTGA
- a CDS encoding xanthine dehydrogenase family protein molybdopterin-binding subunit, producing MAAPIKFGVGQSVRRKEDDALIRGKGRYTDDVAPSPALHALMLRSPHAHATYTIDAGKARGMPGVALILTAADVADLGGLPCLFNLETDPFTAPPYPILAKDEVRHVGDAIAFVVADTVDHARDAIEAIDVKWTPLPAVAGLVNAVKKGAPQVWPDKPGNVLFDVSIGDKKAAEDASAKAHAVAEITIVNPRVITNFMETRAAVAEYDARKDHLTLTIGSQGSHRLREILCDMILKMPKENMRVICPDVGGGFGTKLFPYREYALISVAARKLKKTIKWTAERSDHFMGDAQGRDNLTTAKMALAEDGKFLGMDVDLMGDMGAYLSTFAPYIPHGGAGMLPGLYDIQAFHCRVRTVFTNTVPVDAYRGAGRPEAAYVIERLVDAAARKLGMTPDAIRRKNFIPPKSLPYTTATGKVYDSGDFVAHMKRAMEIANWKEFSKRAKAAKKDGLVRGIGMASYVEVCGTMGEETANVALDANGDISILIGTQSSGQGHQTAYAQIVAEQFGVPPERVHVLQGDTDKIATGLGTGGSASIPSGGVSVQRATHDLGNKLKELAAQALEAGTGDLEIADGRIRIAGTDRSVSFADLAKRPGGDTSKMNASATFASADGTYPNGTHLAEVEIDPATGIIKIVSYVIVDDFGVTLNPLMLAGQVHGGAMQGIGQALMEQAVYSPADGQLVTGTFMDYALPRASDGPSFVFETHNVPCTTNPLGVKGAGEAGAIGSCPAVVNAIVEGLHREYGIDHIDMPATPERVWVAIREAQRRHNL from the coding sequence ATGGCAGCTCCCATCAAGTTCGGCGTCGGACAAAGTGTGCGGCGCAAGGAGGATGACGCTCTGATTCGCGGCAAGGGCCGCTACACCGACGACGTCGCCCCGTCTCCCGCATTGCATGCGCTGATGCTGCGCTCGCCGCATGCGCACGCGACTTACACGATCGATGCCGGCAAGGCCCGCGGCATGCCCGGCGTGGCGCTGATCCTGACCGCGGCCGATGTCGCCGATCTCGGCGGCCTGCCATGCCTGTTCAATCTCGAAACCGATCCGTTCACCGCGCCGCCTTATCCGATCCTGGCGAAGGACGAAGTGCGCCATGTCGGCGACGCCATAGCCTTCGTGGTCGCCGATACCGTCGATCATGCCCGTGACGCGATCGAGGCGATCGACGTCAAATGGACGCCGCTGCCGGCCGTGGCTGGCCTCGTCAACGCGGTGAAGAAGGGCGCGCCGCAGGTGTGGCCGGACAAGCCCGGCAATGTGCTGTTCGACGTCTCGATCGGCGACAAGAAGGCCGCGGAAGATGCTTCCGCCAAGGCGCATGCGGTGGCCGAGATCACCATCGTCAATCCGCGCGTCATCACCAATTTCATGGAGACGCGCGCGGCGGTCGCCGAATACGACGCCAGGAAGGATCATCTGACGCTGACGATCGGCAGCCAGGGCAGCCATCGCCTGCGCGAGATCCTCTGCGACATGATCCTGAAGATGCCGAAGGAAAACATGCGGGTGATCTGCCCCGATGTCGGCGGCGGCTTCGGCACCAAACTGTTTCCCTATCGCGAATATGCACTGATCTCGGTCGCCGCCCGCAAGCTCAAGAAGACCATCAAATGGACCGCCGAGCGCTCCGACCATTTCATGGGCGACGCGCAGGGCCGCGACAATCTCACCACCGCGAAGATGGCGCTCGCCGAGGACGGCAAATTCCTCGGCATGGATGTCGACCTGATGGGCGACATGGGCGCGTATCTCTCGACCTTTGCGCCCTATATCCCGCATGGCGGTGCCGGCATGCTGCCGGGCCTCTATGACATTCAGGCCTTCCACTGCCGGGTCCGCACCGTGTTCACCAACACGGTGCCGGTCGATGCCTATCGCGGCGCCGGCCGCCCGGAAGCCGCCTACGTCATCGAGCGGCTGGTCGATGCGGCCGCGCGAAAACTCGGCATGACGCCCGATGCCATCAGGCGGAAGAATTTCATTCCGCCGAAGTCGCTGCCCTACACGACCGCGACCGGCAAGGTCTACGACTCCGGCGACTTCGTCGCGCACATGAAGCGCGCGATGGAGATTGCCAACTGGAAGGAGTTTTCGAAACGCGCCAAGGCGGCGAAGAAGGACGGCCTGGTGCGCGGCATCGGCATGGCGAGCTATGTCGAGGTCTGCGGCACCATGGGCGAGGAGACCGCCAATGTGGCGCTCGATGCCAATGGCGATATCTCGATCCTGATCGGCACGCAGTCGAGCGGGCAGGGTCACCAGACCGCCTATGCGCAGATCGTCGCCGAGCAGTTCGGCGTGCCGCCCGAGCGCGTCCACGTGCTGCAGGGCGACACCGACAAGATCGCGACCGGGCTGGGCACCGGCGGCTCGGCATCGATCCCGTCGGGCGGCGTCAGCGTGCAGCGGGCGACGCACGACCTCGGCAACAAGCTGAAGGAGCTCGCGGCGCAGGCGCTGGAAGCCGGCACCGGCGACCTCGAGATTGCCGATGGCCGCATCCGCATCGCCGGCACCGACCGCTCGGTCAGCTTTGCCGATCTCGCCAAACGTCCCGGCGGCGATACCTCGAAGATGAACGCCAGCGCGACGTTTGCCAGCGCCGACGGCACCTATCCGAACGGCACGCATCTCGCCGAGGTCGAGATCGATCCGGCCACCGGCATCATCAAGATCGTCAGCTACGTCATCGTCGACGATTTCGGCGTCACGCTCAATCCGCTGATGCTTGCGGGCCAGGTTCATGGCGGCGCGATGCAGGGCATCGGGCAGGCGCTGATGGAGCAGGCGGTCTACAGCCCGGCCGACGGTCAGCTCGTTACCGGCACGTTCATGGATTATGCGCTGCCGCGCGCCTCCGACGGTCCGTCCTTCGTGTTCGAGACCCATAACGTGCCCTGCACGACCAACCCGCTCGGCGTGAAGGGCGCAGGCGAGGCCGGTGCGATCGGCTCGTGCCCGGCGGTCGTCAACGCGATCGTCGAGGGCCTGCATCGCGAATACGGAATCGACCACATCGACATGCCGGCCACGCCGGAGCGGGTCTGGGTCGCGATCCGCGAGGCGCAGCGCCGGCATAATCTCTGA